A genomic segment from Bradyrhizobium sp. CB1015 encodes:
- a CDS encoding nuclear transport factor 2 family protein has product MSASANKKLLQDIFAAAANPDPAARDRALFTASLADDAKWVVTGQYSWSRTFAGKAAIIGDLHGYVRARLRDRTRTIAHRFIADGDIVVVEAKGDNVTLEGARYDNDYCLVFRLADGKIKEIREYCDSALTEKALGPFPHTVARVAG; this is encoded by the coding sequence ATGAGCGCGAGCGCCAACAAGAAACTGCTGCAGGATATCTTTGCCGCGGCCGCCAATCCCGATCCCGCCGCGCGCGACCGCGCCCTGTTCACCGCCAGTCTCGCCGACGACGCCAAATGGGTCGTGACGGGGCAATATTCCTGGTCGCGCACCTTTGCCGGCAAGGCGGCGATCATTGGCGATCTGCACGGCTATGTCCGCGCGCGCCTGCGTGACCGCACGCGCACGATCGCCCACCGCTTCATCGCCGACGGCGACATCGTGGTGGTCGAAGCCAAGGGCGACAACGTCACGCTCGAGGGCGCACGCTACGACAACGACTATTGCCTCGTGTTTCGGCTCGCCGACGGCAAGATCAAGGAGATCAGGGAATATTGCGACTCGGCTCTGACCGAGAAGGCGCTCGGACCGTTTCCACACACGGTCGCGAGGGTCGCGGGCTAA
- a CDS encoding LysR family transcriptional regulator, with protein MNLNSLDLNLLTALDALLREANVSRAAMRIGLSQPATSHALQRLRDIFGDPLLVRTGARMELTPRAQALRAPLAQALDQVRGLFVPDDFDAARSERQFRLMMPDLAVELLMPPLMAKVSRLAPNVRIDVVPWRGPAIFHAEFARTIDLVISIGNAFKGFHRQLLYTDSDALAVRRGHPVGAKLKRREAFLAAGHVGVIIRGNAEDLIDTWLRSKGIERHISLVVPGYLEALHVAARTDLVAFVPRRLIAALSRQLGLVAVTPPLDPGIDEQFMFHPTRAQMDPGSVWLRRLMLETGRELEKRRAG; from the coding sequence ATGAATTTGAATTCGCTCGACCTCAACCTATTGACCGCACTCGACGCATTGCTGCGCGAGGCCAATGTCAGCCGCGCGGCCATGAGGATCGGCCTGTCACAGCCGGCGACGAGCCACGCCTTGCAGCGCCTGCGCGACATCTTCGGCGACCCGCTGCTGGTGCGCACGGGCGCACGGATGGAGCTAACGCCCCGGGCCCAGGCCCTGCGCGCACCGCTGGCGCAGGCGCTCGACCAGGTCCGCGGGCTGTTCGTGCCTGATGACTTCGATGCCGCGCGCAGCGAGCGGCAATTCCGCCTGATGATGCCGGATCTCGCGGTCGAGCTGCTGATGCCGCCGTTGATGGCGAAAGTCTCGCGCCTCGCCCCCAACGTCCGCATCGACGTGGTGCCGTGGCGGGGGCCGGCGATCTTCCACGCCGAGTTCGCCCGCACCATCGACCTCGTGATCTCGATCGGCAATGCCTTCAAGGGCTTTCATCGCCAGTTGCTCTACACCGACAGCGACGCGCTCGCGGTGCGGCGCGGCCATCCTGTCGGAGCGAAGCTGAAGCGGCGCGAGGCGTTCCTGGCCGCCGGCCATGTCGGCGTGATCATCCGCGGCAATGCCGAGGATCTCATCGACACCTGGCTACGCAGCAAAGGGATCGAGCGACATATCTCGCTGGTCGTGCCGGGCTATCTCGAAGCCTTGCACGTCGCCGCGCGCACCGATCTCGTCGCCTTCGTGCCGCGCCGGCTGATCGCCGCGCTGTCGCGGCAGCTCGGCCTCGTCGCGGTGACGCCGCCGCTCGATCCCGGGATCGACGAGCAGTTCATGTTCCATCCGACCCGCGCGCAGATGGACCCCGGTTCGGTCTGGCTGCGGCGGCTGATGCTGGAGACGGGGCGGGAGCTGGAGAAGCGGAGGGCTGGGTGA
- a CDS encoding glutathione S-transferase family protein, which produces MLKLYYATGTCALATYVTLEEAGADYTAERLSFKDNQQNSPDYLAINPKGRVPALVTDRGVLTETPAMLAYLAQTFPKAKLAPLDDPFDFAQVQSFNSYLCSTVHINHAHKMRGARWATEESSFADMKAMVPKTMAACFKLIEQKMFKGPWVMGDQYTICDPYLYTLSTWLEGDSVDINATPKIADHFKRMSDRPAVSKVMAAQKA; this is translated from the coding sequence ATGCTCAAGCTCTACTACGCCACCGGCACCTGCGCGCTCGCCACCTACGTCACCCTGGAAGAAGCCGGCGCCGACTACACCGCCGAACGGCTGAGCTTCAAGGACAACCAGCAGAACAGCCCGGACTATCTCGCCATCAATCCGAAGGGCCGGGTGCCGGCGCTGGTCACCGATCGCGGCGTCCTGACCGAGACGCCGGCGATGCTGGCCTATCTCGCGCAAACCTTCCCCAAGGCGAAGCTCGCGCCGCTCGACGATCCCTTCGACTTCGCCCAGGTGCAGTCGTTCAACTCCTATCTCTGCTCGACCGTGCACATCAACCACGCGCACAAGATGCGCGGCGCCCGCTGGGCGACGGAGGAGAGCTCGTTCGCCGATATGAAGGCGATGGTGCCGAAGACCATGGCCGCCTGCTTCAAGCTGATCGAGCAGAAGATGTTCAAGGGGCCGTGGGTGATGGGCGATCAGTACACGATCTGCGATCCCTATCTCTACACGCTCTCGACCTGGCTGGAAGGCGACAGCGTCGACATCAATGCGACGCCGAAGATCGCCGATCACTTCAAGCGCATGTCCGATCGCCCCGCGGTAAGCAAGGTGATGGCGGCGCAGAAGGCGTAA
- a CDS encoding flavin-dependent oxidoreductase encodes MTVLIAGGGIGGLTLALSLHQIGVPAKVFESVAELKPLGVGINVLPHAVRELIELGLLDRLDASGVRTRELAYFSKHGKPIWSEPRGLEAGYKWPQFSIHRGTLQQILLDTAVERLGRDNILTSHHLTGWSETAGGVRAEFIDRATGKAAGTYEGAILIAADGIHSAAREKLYPNEGPPIWNGRILWRGVTPAKAFLTSRTMIMAGHEILKFVCYPISKAPDAAGNHQINWVAERHMPPTYQWRREDYNRTARLEEFLPWFESWTFDWLDVPALIKNCPHAYEYPLVDRDPVSQWTFGRVTLMGDAAHPMYPVGSNGASQAILDARVITREILAHGPTQAALLAYEAERRPATTDLVLLNRKNGPEQVMQLVEERAPDGYKVVTDVLSQEELEDIAANYKRVAGFQVEALNAKPPIVRRDARAQA; translated from the coding sequence ATGACCGTACTCATCGCCGGTGGCGGCATCGGCGGCCTGACGCTTGCGCTCAGCCTGCACCAGATCGGCGTTCCCGCGAAAGTGTTCGAGAGCGTCGCGGAACTGAAGCCGCTCGGCGTCGGCATCAACGTGCTGCCGCATGCGGTGCGCGAGCTGATCGAGCTCGGTCTGCTGGACAGGCTGGACGCCAGCGGCGTGCGGACGCGCGAGCTCGCCTATTTCTCCAAGCACGGCAAGCCGATCTGGAGCGAGCCGCGCGGCCTGGAGGCCGGCTACAAATGGCCGCAATTCTCGATCCATCGCGGCACCCTCCAGCAGATCCTGCTCGACACCGCGGTCGAGCGGCTCGGCCGCGACAACATCCTCACCAGCCATCATCTGACCGGCTGGAGCGAGACGGCGGGCGGCGTGCGCGCCGAGTTCATCGACAGGGCGACCGGCAAGGCCGCCGGCACGTACGAGGGCGCGATCCTGATCGCCGCGGACGGCATCCATTCCGCCGCGCGAGAAAAGCTCTATCCGAACGAAGGCCCGCCGATCTGGAACGGCCGCATCCTCTGGCGGGGCGTCACGCCGGCAAAGGCCTTCCTCACCAGCCGCACCATGATCATGGCCGGCCACGAGATCCTTAAGTTCGTCTGCTATCCAATCAGCAAGGCGCCGGATGCGGCGGGCAACCACCAGATCAACTGGGTCGCCGAGCGGCACATGCCCCCGACCTATCAGTGGCGGCGCGAGGACTATAACCGCACCGCGCGGCTGGAAGAGTTCCTGCCCTGGTTCGAAAGCTGGACGTTCGACTGGCTCGACGTTCCCGCCCTGATCAAGAACTGCCCGCACGCTTACGAATATCCGCTGGTCGACCGCGATCCGGTGTCGCAATGGACCTTCGGCCGCGTCACGCTGATGGGCGATGCCGCGCATCCGATGTACCCGGTCGGCTCGAACGGCGCCTCGCAGGCGATCCTCGACGCCCGCGTCATCACCCGCGAGATCCTGGCGCATGGCCCGACGCAGGCGGCACTGCTCGCCTATGAAGCCGAGCGCCGGCCCGCGACCACCGACCTCGTCCTGCTCAACCGCAAGAACGGCCCCGAGCAGGTGATGCAGCTGGTCGAGGAGCGCGCGCCGGACGGGTACAAGGTGGTCACCGACGTGCTGTCGCAAGAGGAGCTGGAAGACATCGCGGCCAACTACAAGCGCGTCGCGGGTTTCCAGGTCGAAGCGCTGAATGCGAAGCCGCCGATCGTGCGCAGGGACGCGCGCGCGCAGGCGTGA
- a CDS encoding PaaI family thioesterase — translation MVKTALDNFRRPPCAELLGWRLLDARPQEGWIKLGFEGKPEFCNPAGFIQGGMLSAMLDDTMGPAVLVMSEGRLYTTTISMTVNFLAPAKPGPIIGEAKVTQLGKTIAFVEARLMAEDGTVLATASASERLLEAARVVK, via the coding sequence ATGGTCAAGACCGCGCTCGATAACTTCCGAAGGCCCCCCTGCGCCGAGCTGCTCGGCTGGCGCCTGCTCGACGCCCGCCCGCAGGAGGGCTGGATCAAGCTCGGTTTCGAAGGCAAGCCGGAGTTCTGCAATCCGGCGGGCTTCATCCAGGGCGGCATGCTCTCGGCCATGCTCGACGACACCATGGGTCCGGCGGTGCTGGTGATGAGCGAGGGCCGGCTCTACACCACCACCATCAGCATGACCGTGAATTTTTTGGCACCCGCAAAGCCCGGCCCGATCATCGGCGAAGCCAAGGTGACGCAGCTCGGCAAGACCATCGCCTTCGTCGAAGCCAGGCTGATGGCGGAGGACGGCACCGTGCTGGCGACGGCAAGCGCCAGCGAGCGCCTGCTGGAGGCGGCGAGGGTGGTGAAGTGA
- the mutY gene encoding A/G-specific adenine glycosylase, protein MSPRSVRKPKPEPSRPETSSRPLALLQWYDRHRRRLPWRAAPGEAFDPYRVWLSEIMLQQTTVKAVGPYFEKFVARWPDVTALGRASLDDVLRMWAGLGYYSRARNLHACAVAVTREHGGVFPDTEEGLRALPGIGPYTAAAIAAIAFDRRTMPVDGNIERVMSRLFAVEEELPQAKPLIQQLAATLLADSRAGDSAQALMDLGASICTPKKPACSLCPLNEDCTARAQGTQETFPRKAPKKSGTLRRGAAFVVTRGDELLVRSRPEKGLLGGMTEVPGSDWLAGQDDATAKQQAPQLKGLSRWQRKVGVVTHVFTHFPLELVVYTAKVEARTRAPEGMRWVPIATLAGEALPNVMRKVIAHGLGR, encoded by the coding sequence ATGAGCCCCAGATCCGTACGCAAGCCGAAGCCGGAACCTTCTCGGCCGGAGACCTCATCGCGCCCGCTCGCGCTCCTGCAATGGTACGACCGCCATCGCCGCCGATTGCCCTGGCGCGCCGCGCCGGGCGAGGCGTTCGATCCTTATCGCGTCTGGCTCTCCGAGATCATGCTCCAGCAGACCACGGTAAAGGCGGTCGGCCCCTATTTCGAAAAGTTCGTCGCGCGCTGGCCTGATGTCACGGCTCTGGGGCGAGCCTCGCTCGACGACGTGCTGCGGATGTGGGCCGGGCTCGGCTATTATTCGCGCGCGCGCAACCTCCATGCCTGCGCGGTCGCGGTGACGCGCGAGCATGGCGGCGTGTTTCCGGATACCGAGGAGGGGCTGCGCGCGCTGCCGGGGATCGGGCCCTACACGGCGGCGGCGATTGCGGCCATCGCGTTCGACCGCCGCACCATGCCGGTCGACGGCAATATCGAGCGCGTGATGTCGCGGCTGTTCGCGGTCGAGGAGGAGCTGCCGCAAGCCAAGCCGCTGATCCAGCAACTCGCCGCGACGCTGCTGGCGGATTCTCGCGCCGGCGACAGCGCGCAGGCGCTGATGGATCTCGGCGCCTCGATCTGCACGCCGAAAAAGCCCGCCTGCTCGCTGTGTCCGCTGAACGAGGATTGCACGGCGCGCGCGCAAGGCACCCAGGAGACGTTCCCGCGCAAGGCGCCGAAGAAGAGCGGGACGCTCAGGCGCGGCGCCGCCTTCGTGGTCACGCGTGGCGACGAGCTGCTCGTCCGCTCGCGGCCCGAAAAGGGCCTGCTCGGCGGCATGACGGAGGTGCCGGGCTCGGACTGGCTCGCCGGCCAGGACGATGCGACGGCCAAACAACAGGCGCCGCAGCTGAAGGGGTTGTCGCGCTGGCAGCGCAAGGTGGGCGTCGTCACCCACGTCTTCACGCATTTTCCGCTCGAGCTGGTGGTCTACACAGCGAAGGTGGAAGCCCGCACCCGCGCGCCTGAGGGCATGCGCTGGGTACCGATCGCAACCCTGGCCGGCGAAGCGCTGCCGAACGTCATGCGCAAGGTCATCGCGCATGGATTGGGTCGCTAG
- a CDS encoding DUF721 domain-containing protein, giving the protein MSKSGPIFKPGPISAKPLGILLDDVFAEAYAKQGFAARELVTRWAQIAGPEIAAHAEPLKMQWPRPVEGQPQEPATLVLRVEGPMALEIQHSADVILERVNRFFGWSAVGKLAFRQAPLSRPQVRKRPGPPDPKAVAKVAENLTDIEDEELKTALARLGAAIKRN; this is encoded by the coding sequence ATGTCCAAATCCGGTCCCATCTTCAAGCCCGGTCCCATCAGCGCAAAGCCGCTCGGGATCCTGCTCGACGACGTCTTCGCCGAAGCCTATGCCAAGCAGGGCTTTGCGGCGCGCGAGCTGGTGACGCGGTGGGCGCAGATCGCGGGGCCGGAGATCGCGGCCCATGCCGAGCCGCTCAAGATGCAATGGCCGCGGCCGGTCGAGGGTCAGCCGCAGGAGCCGGCAACGCTGGTGCTGCGGGTCGAGGGACCGATGGCGCTGGAGATCCAGCACTCGGCCGACGTGATCCTGGAGCGGGTCAACCGCTTCTTCGGCTGGAGCGCGGTCGGCAAGCTCGCCTTCCGCCAGGCCCCCTTGTCGCGGCCCCAGGTCCGGAAGCGGCCCGGCCCGCCGGACCCCAAGGCCGTCGCCAAGGTGGCGGAGAACCTGACCGACATCGAAGATGAAGAACTGAAGACGGCGCTGGCGCGTCTCGGGGCCGCCATCAAGCGAAATTGA
- a CDS encoding DsbA family protein, whose product MIITRRAFTTMLSLTGLAAFAGLSPLRFISEAMAQSAADVAKPVSLPDMALGPKDAAVTITEYASMTCPHCAAFNEQVFPKIKKEYIDTGKVRYIFREFPLDIKAAAGSMLSRCIAKDDAPKYFAVTDMLFRQQNDWVVKNTTETLTRIGKQAGLTQQQVEACLKDQALLDKIAADQKYASDVLKVDSTPTFFINGEKIKGEASFEEFAKKINPLLKS is encoded by the coding sequence TTGATCATCACCCGCCGCGCCTTCACCACGATGCTGTCGCTGACCGGGCTTGCCGCGTTCGCCGGGCTCTCGCCGCTGCGGTTCATCTCGGAAGCGATGGCGCAGTCGGCCGCCGATGTGGCCAAGCCGGTGTCGCTGCCCGACATGGCGCTCGGCCCGAAGGACGCCGCCGTCACCATCACCGAATACGCCTCGATGACCTGCCCGCACTGCGCCGCCTTCAACGAGCAGGTGTTCCCGAAGATCAAGAAGGAATACATCGACACCGGCAAGGTGCGTTACATCTTCCGCGAGTTCCCGCTCGACATCAAAGCCGCCGCCGGCTCGATGCTGTCGCGCTGCATTGCCAAGGACGACGCGCCGAAATACTTCGCGGTCACCGACATGCTGTTCCGCCAACAGAACGACTGGGTGGTGAAGAACACCACCGAGACCCTGACGCGGATCGGCAAGCAGGCCGGCCTCACCCAGCAGCAGGTCGAGGCCTGCCTGAAGGACCAGGCGCTGCTCGACAAGATCGCCGCCGACCAGAAATACGCCAGCGACGTGCTCAAGGTGGATTCGACGCCGACCTTCTTCATCAACGGCGAGAAGATCAAGGGCGAAGCCTCGTTCGAGGAGTTCGCCAAGAAGATCAACCCGCTTCTGAAGAGCTGA